The following proteins are co-located in the Paraburkholderia phytofirmans PsJN genome:
- a CDS encoding NnrU family protein, with protein MGSTSAVAAAAIAFVGSHFLLSHPLRRPLVGAIGEAAFLGVYSLSAFVTLGWLIVAYIKAPLSAPLWPVGDVLWAMATVLMLIASVLLMGSLIRNPALPTGGRPGAFPDTARGVFAVTRHPMMWSIALWGLCHIAVFPVAKNVILAAAMVILALAGAALQDRKKERLQPELWATWEAQTSYLPFAAIAAGRARLGGFGMHALLGGLVVWLAATWAHIPLSGWAAAIWRWL; from the coding sequence ATGGGAAGCACCAGCGCCGTTGCGGCAGCGGCAATCGCCTTTGTGGGCAGTCACTTTCTGCTCTCCCATCCGCTGCGCAGACCGTTGGTCGGCGCAATCGGCGAGGCGGCCTTCCTCGGCGTGTATTCGCTGAGCGCGTTCGTAACGCTCGGCTGGCTGATCGTGGCTTACATAAAGGCGCCGCTCTCCGCACCGCTATGGCCGGTAGGAGACGTGCTCTGGGCGATGGCGACCGTGCTCATGCTGATTGCCTCGGTCCTGCTGATGGGTTCCCTGATCCGGAATCCGGCGTTGCCTACCGGCGGCCGGCCCGGTGCGTTTCCCGACACCGCGCGCGGCGTGTTCGCGGTGACGCGCCACCCGATGATGTGGTCGATCGCGCTGTGGGGGCTATGCCATATCGCCGTGTTTCCGGTGGCCAAAAACGTCATCCTGGCAGCGGCCATGGTGATTCTCGCGCTCGCCGGCGCCGCGCTGCAGGACCGCAAGAAGGAGCGGCTCCAACCCGAGCTGTGGGCCACATGGGAAGCGCAGACCAGCTACCTGCCATTCGCGGCGATCGCCGCCGGCCGCGCGCGGCTGGGCGGCTTCGGCATGCACGCGCTGTTGGGCGGCCTCGTCGTCTGGCTCGCGGCGACGTGGGCTCATATCCCGCTCAGCGGCTGGGCCGCGGCCATCTGGCGCTGGCTATAG
- the katG gene encoding catalase/peroxidase HPI: MSSEAKCPFNHAAGGGTTNRDWWPKQLRLDLLSQHSSKSDPLDGSFNYAEAFKTLDLAAVKKDLAALMTDSQDWWPADFGHYGPLFIRMAWHSAGTYRIGDGRGGAGRGQQRFAPLNSWPDNVSLDKARRLLWPIKQKYGQKISWADLLILTGNVALETMGFKTFGFAGGRPDTWEPDQDVYWGNEKTWLGGDVRYGKGAAGNEEDGGVIVADVEKHGEEVSRDDNGRILENPLGAVQMGLIYVNPEGPDGNPDPLAAAHDIRETFARMAMNDEETVALIAGGHTFGKTHGAGPADNVGPEPESAELEEQGLGWKNSYGSGKGADTITSGLEVTWTTTPTKWSNNFFENLFKYEWELTKSPAGANQWVAKGADETIPHAHDPSKKQRPTMLTTDLSLRFDPAYEKISRRFLENPDQLADAFARAWFKLTHRDMGPRARYLGPEVPAEELIWQDPIPAVNHPLVDEQDIASLKQKILASGLSVSQLVSTAWASASTFRGSDKRGGANGARIRLAPQKDWAVNQPEQLSKVLKTLEGIQSEFNGAQSGGKKVSLADLIVLAGSAGIEQAAKSAGHQVTVPFAPGRMDASQDQTDVESVGALEPVADGFRNYVRSDIKVPPEALLIDKAQLLTLTAPEMTVLIGGLRALNVGTGQNPQGAFTDKPETLTNDFFRNLLDMGTEWKPTSPARHAFEGRDAKTGSVKWTGSRVDLVFGSHAQLRALSEVYASEDGKEKFVRDFVAAWVKVMNLDRFDLA, from the coding sequence ATGTCAAGCGAAGCAAAGTGCCCGTTCAACCATGCCGCTGGCGGCGGCACGACGAACCGCGACTGGTGGCCCAAGCAACTGCGGCTGGATCTGCTGAGCCAGCACTCCAGCAAGTCGGACCCGCTGGACGGCAGCTTCAACTACGCCGAGGCTTTCAAAACCCTCGATCTGGCCGCGGTGAAAAAAGACCTCGCCGCGCTGATGACCGATTCGCAGGACTGGTGGCCAGCCGACTTCGGCCACTACGGTCCGCTCTTCATCCGCATGGCCTGGCACAGCGCCGGCACGTACCGTATCGGCGACGGCCGCGGCGGCGCAGGGCGCGGTCAGCAGCGTTTCGCGCCGCTCAACAGCTGGCCGGATAACGTCAGCCTCGATAAGGCGCGCCGCCTGCTCTGGCCGATCAAGCAGAAGTATGGCCAGAAGATTTCCTGGGCCGATCTGCTGATCCTGACCGGCAACGTCGCGCTCGAAACCATGGGCTTCAAGACCTTCGGCTTCGCCGGCGGCCGCCCCGACACATGGGAGCCGGATCAGGACGTCTACTGGGGCAACGAAAAGACCTGGCTGGGCGGCGACGTCCGCTATGGCAAGGGCGCCGCGGGCAATGAAGAGGACGGCGGCGTGATCGTCGCCGACGTGGAAAAGCACGGCGAAGAGGTCAGCCGCGACGACAACGGACGCATCCTGGAAAATCCGCTGGGCGCCGTGCAGATGGGCCTGATCTACGTCAACCCGGAAGGTCCGGACGGCAATCCGGACCCGCTTGCCGCCGCGCATGACATCCGCGAAACCTTCGCTCGCATGGCCATGAACGACGAGGAAACCGTCGCGCTGATCGCCGGCGGGCACACTTTCGGCAAGACGCACGGAGCCGGTCCGGCCGATAACGTCGGTCCCGAACCCGAGAGCGCGGAACTCGAGGAACAGGGGCTAGGCTGGAAGAACAGTTATGGCTCCGGCAAGGGCGCCGACACCATCACGAGCGGCCTTGAAGTCACCTGGACCACCACGCCGACGAAGTGGAGCAACAACTTCTTCGAGAATCTGTTCAAGTACGAATGGGAACTGACCAAGAGCCCGGCCGGCGCCAATCAATGGGTCGCCAAAGGTGCCGACGAAACGATCCCGCACGCTCACGATCCCTCGAAGAAGCAGCGCCCGACCATGCTCACCACCGACCTCTCGCTGCGCTTCGATCCGGCCTACGAGAAGATTTCGCGGCGCTTCCTGGAAAATCCCGATCAGCTCGCCGACGCCTTCGCGCGCGCATGGTTCAAGCTGACGCACCGCGACATGGGACCGCGCGCCCGCTATCTCGGACCGGAAGTGCCCGCCGAAGAACTGATCTGGCAAGACCCGATTCCGGCAGTCAACCACCCGCTGGTCGACGAACAGGACATCGCCTCGCTCAAGCAAAAGATCCTGGCCTCGGGGCTGTCGGTGTCGCAACTGGTGTCGACTGCCTGGGCGTCGGCGTCCACGTTCCGCGGCTCGGACAAGCGCGGCGGCGCCAACGGTGCGCGTATCCGCCTCGCTCCGCAGAAAGATTGGGCGGTCAACCAGCCCGAGCAGTTGTCGAAGGTGCTGAAGACGCTCGAAGGCATCCAGAGCGAGTTCAACGGCGCGCAGTCCGGCGGCAAGAAGGTGTCGCTCGCCGACCTGATCGTGCTGGCCGGCAGTGCGGGCATCGAGCAGGCGGCAAAGAGCGCCGGCCATCAGGTGACGGTGCCGTTTGCGCCGGGACGCATGGACGCGTCACAGGACCAGACCGATGTGGAGTCCGTCGGCGCGCTCGAACCCGTCGCCGATGGTTTCCGCAATTACGTGAGGAGCGACATCAAGGTCCCGCCTGAGGCATTGCTGATCGACAAGGCGCAATTGCTGACGCTAACAGCGCCGGAAATGACGGTGCTGATCGGTGGGCTGCGCGCGCTGAACGTCGGGACCGGGCAGAATCCGCAAGGCGCCTTTACCGACAAGCCGGAAACGCTGACCAACGACTTCTTCCGCAACCTGCTCGACATGGGTACGGAATGGAAACCGACCTCGCCGGCCCGTCACGCCTTCGAGGGGCGCGACGCCAAAACTGGTTCGGTAAAGTGGACCGGCAGCCGCGTCGATCTGGTGTTTGGTTCGCATGCCCAGTTGCGGGCGCTCTCCGAGGTCTATGCAAGCGAGGACGGCAAGGAGAAATTCGTCCGCGACTTCGTCGCCGCATGGGTCAAGGTGATGAACCTCGACCGCTTCGACCTCGCCTGA
- a CDS encoding NUDIX hydrolase codes for MRDTVKQRATVVCQLGRRILLVSREGTRWSLPGGKPEAGEDLRETALRELMEETRLQAMDMRYLFGFTGIHTCHHVFVATLADGDEPMPSNEITRCTWAKVTEVGVLPVSTSTKGIVDVLTIASNGASRLPSDYDQVVDFGAHVSR; via the coding sequence ATGAGAGACACCGTGAAGCAACGAGCGACTGTTGTCTGCCAGCTCGGCAGGCGAATCCTGTTGGTCAGCCGGGAAGGCACCCGCTGGTCGCTACCCGGCGGCAAGCCCGAGGCAGGGGAGGATCTGCGCGAAACCGCGCTGCGCGAATTGATGGAGGAAACGCGCCTTCAAGCGATGGACATGCGGTACCTGTTCGGCTTCACCGGCATCCACACTTGCCATCACGTATTTGTCGCGACGCTTGCCGACGGCGACGAGCCGATGCCCAGCAACGAAATCACGCGTTGCACCTGGGCGAAGGTGACGGAGGTGGGCGTGCTGCCGGTCAGCACGTCAACGAAGGGAATCGTTGACGTGCTGACCATCGCGTCCAACGGCGCATCGAGACTGCCGAGCGACTACGACCAGGTAGTGGATTTCGGAGCCCACGTCTCGCGCTGA